Part of the Pseudarthrobacter sp. NBSH8 genome is shown below.
AGGTCATGAATCAACGAACCAAAATATTCTTTGCTCTCATCGTCGTGCTGCTGATTGCCGGCGGGGCGGCACTTCTTTTCTCCGAAAACACCAAAAGGAGTAGGGCCGGGGAGTACAGTCCACAGATCAACCCTGCCGATTTCACCACCAAAATCACCAATAAAAACTTTGCCCTCCCCGTCGGCAAAAAGATGACCTACGAGACCACCGAGCAGGGAAGCGTCACCGCGAGGATTGAAATCGAGATCCTGCAGGAGACCAAGACCATAGAGGGCGTTGAGACAGTCGTCTACCTGGATAAGGAATATAAGAACGGGCAGCTCGTAGAGGAAACCCGGGATTACTTGGCACAACACAAAAACGGTGACGTGTGGTATTTCGGCGAGGACGTAAACAACTACTGGAATGGGATGTTGCTGGACCACGCCGGCAGCTTTCTCCACGGAAAAGATGGGGCAAAAGCCGGCATCTGGATGAAGGCAGAGCAGCGCGTTGGCGATTCCTATAGGCAGGAATTTTACGTTGGTCATGCAGAAGATATGCGGGACACCGTCGCTACCGGCGAGACCGTGTCCACGAAAACCCGCACCTACACCGACTGCGTCAAGGTTTACGACTGGACGCCGCTCGAAAAGAATTCCCGGGAGCATAAATATCACTGCCCCGAGGTCGGTGCGCTGGTCCTTACCGAGGACCTGCAGGCAGGAAGCCGGTCAGAACTCGTGAATGTTGTCCAGCCCTAGCCTTCCAACAGCACATCCTGCCGTCATGCCGCACGACGGAACGTCCGGCCGTTGTGCGCCCGGCGTCGTGACGTGATCGAGCACCCGGAAGTCCGCCGTGAGTGCGTCCTTGGTGATCTTGGTGTTCACGTAGCCGCGGTTGTCGTTGTAGAACTTCAGGTGCGGGTTCCAGGCCTGAACCGGGTCGACTGTGGAGCCTGAGCCGTTGCGCCGGCGAGCTGGTCGTCGCGGTACTGCCGGGTGTCCATCATGTGGAAGTTGGCGAGCTGTCCCCATTGGATGGTGCGGTAGATCTTCATATCGAATCCGGCCAGCACGGAGGATGCCCGCAGCGGCATGTTCTCGTAGTAGGCCTGGAATGCGGCGGTTCGGCGCTGCCGGAACCGCTCGGTGGTGTCGTTGAGCTGGTTGGCGTCCTTGTTCTCCGGAACCTCGTCGGCCCAGTTGTTGTCCACCTCGTGGTCATCCCAGACCACCAGCCATGGTGCGATGGCGTGCGCGGCCTGCAGGTCGGCGTCGGACTTGTATTGTGCGTGCCGCTGCCGGTACCCGGCCAGGCTGGCGGTCTCGGGGCCCTGGTGGTCGCGCGGGTTGCAACAGGATCCACCGCGAGGCGGGTCCAGATCACGAAGCCGTCCGGCCATGGCTCGCCCGAGGCGATGCCCAGCAGGAAGGGATCGGTGCGGAGGCCGGCGTCGTCCGCTGTTGAAACGGCGACGGCGGCACCCGGCCCGGCAGCACATGCCACCTTGTCAGGAACTTCTGCCGGGAGGAGACTTTTCCTACGTCGTCCTCCTTTGCTGAAGGGACGGCGGCGGAATCGGTGGTTCTCCTGGGGGCGAGCGGCCCTCGGGGGTGGCAGGGCGAGGAAGCCATGGACGGACCTGGTGCCAGGAATGAGTTCATCGTCGTCAGCGGGGAGGCGGCGGGGAGCAGGATTGTCATTCCGCACGGGGACGTCCCCATCGGCAGCGTCGATGGCTCCCGGATCCGCCTGCCGGTCTCAGGTGTCAGCCGCCGCCACGCGCTGCTAACCTCCGCCGACGGCCGGACCCTCCTCGCCGACCAACAGTCCCGGAACGGTAGCTGGGTGAACGGGCACCGCATCAGCTCGCCGACGGAACTGACTGACGGGGACCTGGTTCAGTTCGGCCAGGTCAGGCTGCGGTTCATCGACAGGAAAGCCGACGGCGGCCACGGCGCACCCCACGGGAGCGGCGGCAAGAACGGGACGAGGCCAGCCCCGCAACCGTCCGGGGGTCGGCTGGGAACGGCACTGATGTACGCTGCCGGCATCAACGTCGTCGGGATTTTGGGTAACAGCCTCGCCTCGTTCCTCACCGAGCTGACGCCCACCTGGACGTGGTTCATCACCCCCTTCATCGGATTGCTGGTTGCCCTGGTCATAGAGACGCTCGGCTATTACCGGAAGGGTCAAGGCGCCCCGCAGCGGCCACCCGCTGGTCACGAACCCGGGCCCGGGCTGGCGCCTGCGCCCCGGCGACCGCTGGGGGTCACAGTGCTGCTGACGTTGCTGCTGCTCGGAGGCGGCGGCTGGCTGGTCACCGCCGGGGTGAGCTACGCCGTCGGCTACTTCTCGGGTAACGAAGACGGTGTGCAACGGCTGGAAAGCCAGGTGGTGGCCGAAGCGCAGGGAGTCAGGGTGACTGTCCTGGGCGTCCAAAGCACAGCCCACTTCACCCGGGTGGAGATCCTCGTCAACAACGGGACCAGGAACTCGATATCCCTCCCGCTGTTCCAGAACGCGCTGCTCACCGGCCCGGACGGCACCACCTTCGACGCGAGTGCCTTCCGCAGCAACTGGCAGCCCCAGATACCGGCAGGCGGGCAGCGCAGGGGAACCCTCAACTTCGAGAGCCAGCTGCCCGAAGAGCCGTCGAGGGTGACGCTCAGCTTCGCCACGGTCTTTGTGCAGGGCTTCGACGGACCCAAGTCCATCACAGTTCCAAACATTCCACTGAGGCCGCTGGACGCCGAGGTTTCGGCGTTGCCAGCCCAGCCGGCTCCTGCCCGGTAAGTGCCGTTTCAGGTTGTGGCCGAACCGAGGTACTTCCTGGCCGTTGCGACCTTCATGTACATTCTCAGGTTGCTCCCGCCGGTTGAAGCAAAACCGTGACGGGTGTACCAGTCCACCAAGCCCGGATTGTCGGCGTCGACCACGATGATTTGGCCGCCGCCGAGATCCGAGGCGCCCACAATTGTCTCGAGCGCCGCACGGAGAAGCTGCCACCCCCACTGGTTGATCTTGTCGCCGCGCAGGGAGCGGTCGAGCGCCAGCTTGGCCAACAGCCAACCGGGGGCGTTGCGCAGTACTTTCCGCTGGAGCGGCTTCGGCATGTCTTCCCGGACTACGAGCGTGGGGCAGATGGCAAAGTATCCCACGATCCGTTCGTCGTGGGCGGGCCGCTGTTCGAGCAGCAAGTAGACCATGCTCGCACCGGCCTCTACCGCCTGGGCCGCGTAGTCTGTCAGCCACTTGTTGTAATCGACTTCACCACAGTCAAAGGCCCCCAGATCATGCCCGGGGGCCAGCCTCGCAACGCGAATCGTCGGCCCGCTCATCGACCGATGAGGCGCGGAAGCTTGGACAGTGCTGCCAGTTCTGCGGACTCGTCTGGGACGTCGAGAGATGCCATCATGGCATCGAAGACCTCGGGTGCCATGAGAGTGACGTCCGAACGTGAGATGACTTTTTGTGCAGCCTGCCGGGCGGCATCGGTTACGAACGCAGACTTTGTCACGTGAAGCAGCTCCGCCGCTTCCGTGATCAACTCGTCAGTGCTCTGGTCCGTGCGCAGCTCTAAGCGACGCGTTTTTGTGCTTGCCATAGTGATCGCCTCCATCTGCAAATGTACGGCATTTGTACGGTTCGGGATAGAGGTTTTGTCGCTGTCGAGATTCGGCAGGCCCGACTGAAGTAGGATCGGCCGCTCTTCTGGGGTAGTGATTGCAGAGGGCAACGCCGGGAAGGTCGGATACACAGGTGGACGAATTGCTGGCCTCCCACCACACCCGGTGACGGCCGGAATGCTGGTTGGGTAAGCCTGTCCGCCGATGGTTGGGCTTGTCGAACCCGGTTCCGGCAAGCCCAACACCGGCAGGCCGCCGTCGACCCGTCCTGGGCTATTAATTACTACACGTATTGCGCGGACGCTCTCGCGCTTTGGCCGCTCGGCGGGTTCACCGTCCAGAGTCCTGGTGTCGTAGTCCCACGTGTACCGACCGCCGGTCAAAGTCGGCGTCTTTGCGGGTGTGCTCTGTTACAGTCGGCCCCCATGATCGAACTTCGCCCTGGCGGCCCCGGCGCAATCGGTTTCCTTCACACGGAACAGGTCCACGTGGCTACGTTCGAGGCCCTGTCCCGGGAGCTCAGGCCCTCTGCTCGCACGGTCCACCGGGTGGATCCGGAAGCTCTGGTGCTTGCCAGACAGGACGTTACAGGGGGGGCCATGCGCGCCGTCCTGGCCGGGCACCTGTCTGAACTCCGGAAGGCGGATGCGAGGTCGTCCTTTGCGCCTGTTCAACGCTCGGCGAGGTGGCGGAAGACCTGTCAGGAGACGGTCTCGAAGTGATCCGGATCGACCGGCCGATGCTTCGTCGGGCCGTTACCCTCGGCCCTCGGGTCGGGGTCCTCGCGGCGCTCACAAGCACCGTTGAGCCGACCACGGGGGAGGCGGGGTCCTTGTAGTCGACTTTGATGTCGTTGGCCCAGTTGCGGTGGACGTCGCCGGTGAGGACCACTGCGTTGCGGACGTTCGCGTCCACCCAGCCTTGGGTGATGCGGCGGCGTGAGGCGGCGTAGCTGTCCCATCCGTCCATGGAGACGTCGTCGATCTCGGGCGCGGCGTTCAGGTCCCTTTCGGCGAAGAACACCTGCTGGCCCAGGATGTCCCAGCGTTGCGTGGAGTTCTGAAGGCCGTCCAGCAGGCACTTCTCCTGCTCGGTGCCGGTGATGGTTAGGTCCTCGGCCAGGCGCTCGGCCACGTTGGGAACCGCGTCCTAGAAGGCAGACTTCGGCGACGCTATTGAGACCTATGGCCTTCAGTTACGCCAGTAGATTGAGGCGGGGCAGAGCTTTCCTGTTCCTTTGGTTCAAATTTTCCAAAGGTCCATTCGGCCGTCTTGTTCCCACGTTGGATCCGAGTCGGGTGCCAGGAACGGAAGTCCAGCCGGGGCGCTTCGGGAAAGTCCTCTCCGATGGTCCCCAGTGCGACGATGTAAGCTCCCTGCAACTCCTCTCTGTTCAAGAGATGATGCCAGGAGCCCGAGGCATTCCGGTGACCTTCGAAAACAGCGGGATCGCTCTTGATCAGCTGCTGCGCCCGTTGTGGGGACAGACCAAGTAGCGTTCCGACCTCGCGCACGGCCATGCCCTCTTCCGTCAGGGTGTGGGCGGCGTGGCGTGTCAGCGCGGACGCCTGCACCTGGGATTCGGCGGCTAGCGCGGCTGCTCGGACTGCTGCTTCCACAGCTCGCTCCAGTACGCCATCCATCTTGACGGTGACGACGATTTCGAAGGAATCCTCCGGTTCGCCAGTCAGTAGTGCCGCAGCGTCCCGCACCATGTATGGAACCTTGTCCAAGCGTTCGGCCTGCGTGAACAGGCCGTCAATCTCGGGGACTTCGACAGCCCACCATTTCCCGGATCGTTCTGCGATTGCGGTGAGTTTCATGCTTTCCCCCTTGGTTTCTGGAGGATACTCTTAGCGGTTGGTTCGGCTATCTCCGCGGCACGGAGCTTTGGTTTTGGCCGATGCGAACGACGGTGTGCTCTTTGCCCTCTCGGACCTGTAAGTCGTCCTGACGGGTGAGATGTCAAGGGATCGTGACGACATCGAAGCCGACCTGCGTGCTGCGGGGTTCGTCCCTCATCCGGCGATCACCAAAGCAGTCAAGCTCTTGGTTGCGGCAGATCCGGACAGCTTATCCGGCGAGGCGAAGAAGGCACGCAGCTATGGGATTCCGGTTGCGGGTGAGGGTACCTGCCAAAGCTGCTGCGGAAATAGACGGGCGGTGAGGCATCCCTGAACCGACGACGTAAGGATTACTGAATGCAGATGAACAAACAGACGCTCAAAGAGGACGGGTTCACAGGTTTCCAGTCGTTTCGAGAGATGGAAATCAACCGAGTTCCGCAGGTACCCGGAATCTATGCAGTGCTCAAACCAGAGGGATTTCAGCCGCTGTTCCTTGCGAAGAGCGTGGGCGGACAGTTCAAGAAGCGGGATCCGTCCCTGTTCCAAGCCGCGTTGGAAACGCATTGGATCGAGGATGCAGAGGTCCTCTACATCGGAAAAGCTGGTGCTGGAACTGCCGGTACCCGGGGACTCCGACAGCGCATTCAAGAGCTCGCTGACTTTGGCCGAGGAAAGCCCGTAGGGCATTGGGGCGGGCGGCTGCTGTGGCAGCTCGCCGACTCTCAGTCACTGGTCATCGCCTGGAAAGAATTGGAGGCGGCCGAGGTAAATTCCACCGAAGCCGCGTACCAGGCTGAGTTCATCAGCCTCTGCGGACGGCTGCCGTTTGCCAACTTGGTGCAGGCTCGGGGCAAGGGGTAGCTGCGACGACCTTCCTGGGGCCCCTGATTCCCCAAATGCCGCAGAAGGCCTCGAGTTCGGCCGCGGCACTTTGGCTCCCGCCGTCGACCTCTGCCCCCACCGTATAATCTGAGCATGCCGATCACGCGCCTCCACCGAGGCCTCCATGCCCAGCAGCCCATGCTCAAGCAGAGGGGGATCGACCAGTGAGCGGCGGTCTTGTCGCGCTGCTGGACGACGTCGCAGCCCTGGCCCGCATAGCGGCCGCCTCGGTGGACGACATCGCCGCCGGGGCCGCGAAGGCGGGGGCCAAGGCTGCCGGCGTGGTGATCGACGACGCCGCCGTCACCCCGCAATATGTGTCCGGGGCGGACCCATCCCGGGAACTGCCGATGATCAAGCGGATCTTCTGGGGCTCGCTCCGGAACAAGCTGTTGTTCATCCTCCCGGCGCTGCTGCTCGTGAGCGCTTTCGTCCCGTGGGCCATCCCGTTCATCCTCATGCTGGGCGGCACCTACCTTTGCTACGAGGGTGCCGAGAAGGTCTGGCACAAGCTCCGCGGAGACCACTCGGACGAAAAGGCGCCCGCGGTAGAGCGGGGTCCGGAGGCGGAGGCCAAGGTGGTCAAGGGCGCCATCACCACCGACTTCATCCTGTCCTGCGAGATCATGGTCATCTCGATGAACGAGGTGGCCGGTGATTCCATCTGGGTCCGGGCGTTCATCCTGGTCATCGTGGCTCTGGTGATCACCGTGCTCGTGTACGGTGCCGTCGCACTCATCGTCAAGATGGACGACGTCGGCCTGCACCTGGCCGCTAAGGATTCCGCGGGCTCCCAGCGGTTCGGCGAGCTGCTTGTCAAGGGGATGCCCTCGGTGCTGGCCGCGATCACCCTTATTGGGACGGTCGCCATGCTTTGGGTTGGTGGCCACATCATGCTGCAGGGAGCATACGACCTCGGCTGGCATGCGCCCTATGACTTGGTCCATGTCCTCGAGGCCCCCTTCGTCGGGATCCCGGTGGCGGGCAGCTTCCTTGCCTGGCTCGTGAATACCTTGTGCTCTGCTGTCCTCGGAATCATCTGGGGACTCCTCGTCATGGCCGTCGTGGGCCCGCTGCTCAAAGTGCTGCCGTTCGGCAAGAAGAGCGGTCACGAAGAGGGCGACGTCCGCGCCGAATTGGCAGGGTACCGGCCGGCTAAGCACAACGACGGTTCCGCCGGATAAGCGCTCATTTGGGCGGAGCCCCCAACGCCGCAAGGGAGGAGCTCACCGAGAGGCAGGCCAATCAACGACTGCTGAGCTACACGGAGGACGTGGTGCCGCTGCGCCGCTGGATGGCCGCTGCCATGATTACGTCCGGCTCGTGGAGGGCCAGGGCATCGAACTGCTGCTGCCAGAGCGCCAGCTCGCGGTCCATATAT
Proteins encoded:
- a CDS encoding FHA domain-containing protein, coding for MDGPGARNEFIVVSGEAAGSRIVIPHGDVPIGSVDGSRIRLPVSGVSRRHALLTSADGRTLLADQQSRNGSWVNGHRISSPTELTDGDLVQFGQVRLRFIDRKADGGHGAPHGSGGKNGTRPAPQPSGGRLGTALMYAAGINVVGILGNSLASFLTELTPTWTWFITPFIGLLVALVIETLGYYRKGQGAPQRPPAGHEPGPGLAPAPRRPLGVTVLLTLLLLGGGGWLVTAGVSYAVGYFSGNEDGVQRLESQVVAEAQGVRVTVLGVQSTAHFTRVEILVNNGTRNSISLPLFQNALLTGPDGTTFDASAFRSNWQPQIPAGGQRRGTLNFESQLPEEPSRVTLSFATVFVQGFDGPKSITVPNIPLRPLDAEVSALPAQPAPAR
- a CDS encoding N-acetyltransferase, whose product is MSGPTIRVARLAPGHDLGAFDCGEVDYNKWLTDYAAQAVEAGASMVYLLLEQRPAHDERIVGYFAICPTLVVREDMPKPLQRKVLRNAPGWLLAKLALDRSLRGDKINQWGWQLLRAALETIVGASDLGGGQIIVVDADNPGLVDWYTRHGFASTGGSNLRMYMKVATARKYLGSATT
- a CDS encoding DUF1778 domain-containing protein; its protein translation is MASTKTRRLELRTDQSTDELITEAAELLHVTKSAFVTDAARQAAQKVISRSDVTLMAPEVFDAMMASLDVPDESAELAALSKLPRLIGR
- a CDS encoding DUF808 domain-containing protein — its product is MSGGLVALLDDVAALARIAAASVDDIAAGAAKAGAKAAGVVIDDAAVTPQYVSGADPSRELPMIKRIFWGSLRNKLLFILPALLLVSAFVPWAIPFILMLGGTYLCYEGAEKVWHKLRGDHSDEKAPAVERGPEAEAKVVKGAITTDFILSCEIMVISMNEVAGDSIWVRAFILVIVALVITVLVYGAVALIVKMDDVGLHLAAKDSAGSQRFGELLVKGMPSVLAAITLIGTVAMLWVGGHIMLQGAYDLGWHAPYDLVHVLEAPFVGIPVAGSFLAWLVNTLCSAVLGIIWGLLVMAVVGPLLKVLPFGKKSGHEEGDVRAELAGYRPAKHNDGSAG